One window of the Bos mutus isolate GX-2022 chromosome X, NWIPB_WYAK_1.1, whole genome shotgun sequence genome contains the following:
- the LOC138986512 gene encoding amelogenin, Y isoform — MGTWILFACLLGGAYSMPLPPHPGHPGYINFSYEVLTPLKWYQNMLRYPYPSYGYEPVGGWLHHQIIPVVSQQSPQNHALQPHHHNPMVPAQQPVVPQQPMMPVPGQHSMTPIQHHQPNLPLPAQQSFQPQPIQPQPHQPLQPQPPVHPIQRLPPQPPLPPIFPMQPLPPVLPDLPLEAWPATDKTKREEVD, encoded by the exons ATGGGGACCTGGATTTTATTTGCCTGCCTTTTGGGAGGAGCCTATAGTATGCCT CTACCACCTCATCCTGGGCACCCTGGTTATATCAACTTCAGCTATGAg GTACTTACACCTCTGAAGTGGTATCAGAACATGTTAAGATATCCG TACCCTTCCTATGGCTATGAACCCGTTGGTGGATGGCTGCACCACCAAATAATTCCTGTGGTGTCCCAGCAGAGTCCCCAGAATCATGCCCTGCAGCCTCATCACCACAACCCCATGGTGCCAGCTCAGCAGCCTGTGGTACCCCAGCAACCAATGATGCCAGTTCCTGGCCAACACTCAATGACTCCAATCCAACACCACCAGCCAAACCTCCCTCTGCCCGCCCAGCAGTCCTTCCAGCCCCAGCCCATCCAGCCACAGCCTCACCAACCCCTGCAGCCCCAGCCACCTGTGCACCCCATCCAGCGCTTGCCACCACAGCCACCTCTGCCTCCAATATTCCCCATGCAACCTCTGCCCcctgtgcttcctgacctgcctctggaagCCTGGCCAGCAACAGACAAGACCAAGCGGGAAGAAGTG gattaa